In one Solanum lycopersicum chromosome 11, SLM_r2.1 genomic region, the following are encoded:
- the LOC138339401 gene encoding uncharacterized protein, with amino-acid sequence MFPYALLGYRTTVRTSTGATPYLLVYGTEAVVPVEVDIPSLRIIQEAELSNIEWVSKRIDQLALIDEKRMVAVCHGQLYRQRMTRAFHKRVRARNFEVGKFAPNWQGPYMVRKVLSGGALVLSEMDGTVWPKPINSDAVKRYYA; translated from the exons ATGTTTCCATATGCTCTACTAGGTTACCGGACCACGGTCAGAACCTCGACTGGTgctactccatacttgctagtCTATGGAACAGAGGCAGTCGTGCCTGTTGAAGTCGACATACCATCAttgaggatcatccaagaagccGAATTGAGTAACATTGAGTGGGTTAGCAAACGGATTGATCAACtagctttgattgatgagaagagaatggtcGCCGTTTGCCATGGCCAGTTGTATAGACAGAGAATGACTCGCGCTTTccacaaaagagtaagagccagaaattttgaagttg gaaagttcgcacCAAATTGGCAAGGTCCCTACATGGTTCGTAAAgtactatctggaggtgctttggtcctgTCCGAGATGGATGGCACTGTATGGCCCAagcctatcaactcagatgctgtcaagagatactacgCGTGA
- the LOC138339402 gene encoding uncharacterized protein: MSTGKLAKWQMLLSEFDIVYVTQKAIKAQALADHLAENPVDEEYEPLKTYFHDEEVSFVGEDIFEAYPSWRLLFDGAANHQAKLRFNCTNNMAKYEACILGLKMAIDMNVYELLVIGDSDLLIHQVQGEWAVKNPKIISDVQCVQNLCKRFRKIEFRHTPKIHNELVDALATIASMIKHPNTDYIDSLNIDLKEHPVHCSHIESEPDGLPWYFDIKRYLESGTYPEDATSGQKKSIRRMALNFFVSEEVLYRRTPDLGLLRCVDAAEAVRLIEQIHAGVCGTHMNGLTLARKVLRAGYFLMTMENDCCKFVQKCHKCQVHGDLIRVPPHELNAMSLPWPFVAWGMDVIGPIEPAASNGHMFILVAISYLTEWVEEASYNHLMKEICEQFKIIHRRSTAYHPQMNGAVEAANKNIKKILRKMIDKQ; this comes from the exons ATGTCGACCGGAAAGTTAGCTAAATGGCAAATGCTGTTGAGCGAGTTTGATATcgtgtatgtgactcagaaggcaataaaggcacaagctctggctgatcatcttgcagaaaatccCGTTGACGAAGAATATGAGCCACTCAAGACTTACTTTCACGATGaggaagtgtcatttgtgggtgaagatatctTTGAAGCGTATCCAAGTTGGAGATTATTGTTTGACGGAGCGGCGAATCACCAAG CCAAACTGCGATTCaactgcacaaacaacatggctaAATACGAAGCTTGTATCcttggtttgaaaatggccattgacatgaatgtttacgagttactggttattggagattcagacctcttgattcatcaggttcaaggagaatgggctgtgaagaacccaAAAATTATATCGGACGTACAATGTGTGCAAAATCTGTGCAAAAGGTTTcgcaagatcgagttcagacatactcccaaaatacataatgaattagttgatgctcttgccaccatcgcttcaatGATTAAACATCCGAATACTGATTACATCGATTCACTGAATATAGATTTGAAggaacatccagtccattgttcacacATTGAATCAGAACCAGAcggtttgccttggtattttgacATAAAGAGATATTTGGAGTCTGGGACATATCCAGAAGATGCTACATCTGGTCAGAAGAAGTCGATACGCCGCATGGCTCTTAATTTCTTCGTAAGTGAAGAGGTCCTGTATAGAaggactccagatttgggtcttttAAGATGTGTAGATGCTGCTGAAGCTGTgaggcttattgaacagatacatgctggagtttgcGGTACACACATGAATGGGCTTACTTTGGCAAGAAAGGTTCTTCGAGCTGGTTATTTCttgatgactatggagaatgactgttgcaaattcgtgcaaaaatgccacaaatgtcaagtgcacggcgATCTGATAcgggtgccacctcacgaacttaatgctatgagtttgccttggccatttgtagcttggggaatggatgtcatcggtcctatagagccagccgcttctaatggacacatgttcattttggttgccattAGTTATTTGACCGAGTGGGTGGAAGAAGCCTCTTAcaa tcatctgatgaaagagatatgtgaacaatttaagattattcacCGAAGGTCAACTGCTTATCACcctcaaatgaacggagctgtagaggccgccaacaagaacatcaaaaagattttgaggaaaatgattgacaaacaGTGA